In one window of Ruminococcus hominis DNA:
- the mnmG gene encoding tRNA uridine-5-carboxymethylaminomethyl(34) synthesis enzyme MnmG: MKYSANSVWENKDYYDVAVVGAGHAGCEAALATARLGFKTVMFTVSVDSIAMMPCNPNIGGSSKGHLVRELDALGGEMGKVIDKTFIQSKMLNQSKGPAVHSLRAQADKANYSRTMRMVLQNQENLDIRQMEVTDILTEDGKITGVQTYSGAIYRCRAVVLCTGTYLKARCIYGEVSTQTGPNGLQPANYLTDSLKSLGIKMYRFKTGTPARIDKRTIDFSKMEEQKGDERVVPFSFTTNPEDVQIDQVSCWLTYTNEKTHEIIRNNLSRSPLYSGMIEGTGPRYCPSIEDKVVKFADKNRHQVFIEPEGLETNEMYVGGMSSSLPEDVQYAMYRSVPGLENAKIVRNAYAIEYDCIDARQLKNTLEFKAVEGLFSGGQFNGSSGYEEAAAQGLIAGINAARKLQGKEGIVIDRSEGYIGVLIDDLVTKESHEPYRMMTSRAEYRLLLRQDNADLRLTKKGYEIGLISEERYQKLLRKEELIQKEIERVEHINLGTSEAVQNLLKQHESTPLTSGTTMAELIRRPELNYEALAPVDPNRPELDYDVVEQVNINIKYDGYIKRQQRQVEQFKKLESKLIPEDINYDEIQSLRIEAKQKLNEMRPSSIGQASRISGVSPADVSVLLVYLERK, from the coding sequence ATGAAATATTCAGCAAATTCTGTATGGGAAAATAAAGATTATTATGATGTTGCGGTTGTCGGAGCAGGACATGCAGGTTGTGAAGCAGCACTTGCGACGGCTCGTTTAGGATTTAAAACAGTGATGTTTACGGTGAGTGTTGACAGTATTGCAATGATGCCTTGTAATCCTAATATCGGTGGAAGCTCAAAGGGACATCTGGTGCGAGAACTAGATGCACTTGGCGGTGAGATGGGAAAGGTAATTGATAAGACATTTATTCAGTCTAAAATGTTGAATCAATCAAAAGGGCCGGCAGTACATTCGCTTAGAGCGCAAGCTGACAAAGCAAATTACAGTAGAACGATGAGAATGGTATTACAGAATCAGGAAAACTTAGATATCCGTCAGATGGAAGTGACAGATATTTTGACAGAGGATGGAAAGATAACAGGAGTACAAACCTATTCCGGTGCTATTTATCGTTGTCGTGCGGTTGTATTATGTACAGGAACATATTTGAAAGCAAGATGTATTTATGGAGAAGTAAGTACACAGACAGGACCAAATGGACTCCAGCCTGCAAATTACCTGACAGATAGTTTGAAGTCGCTGGGTATCAAAATGTATCGTTTTAAGACAGGAACTCCTGCGAGAATTGATAAAAGAACAATTGATTTCAGTAAGATGGAAGAGCAGAAAGGCGATGAGAGAGTAGTACCATTTTCCTTTACAACAAACCCGGAAGACGTTCAGATAGATCAGGTTTCCTGCTGGCTGACTTATACAAATGAGAAGACACATGAGATTATAAGAAATAATTTGAGCCGTTCTCCACTGTATTCAGGAATGATTGAAGGAACAGGACCGAGATATTGCCCATCCATTGAAGATAAGGTTGTCAAATTCGCAGATAAAAACCGTCATCAGGTCTTTATTGAACCGGAAGGACTGGAGACAAATGAGATGTATGTCGGTGGAATGTCAAGTTCATTACCGGAAGATGTACAGTATGCAATGTATAGAAGTGTTCCAGGCCTTGAAAACGCCAAAATCGTGCGAAATGCATACGCAATCGAGTATGACTGCATCGATGCCAGACAATTGAAAAATACGCTGGAATTCAAAGCCGTAGAGGGGCTTTTTAGTGGCGGACAGTTTAACGGAAGTTCCGGATATGAAGAAGCAGCAGCACAGGGGTTGATTGCGGGCATTAATGCGGCAAGAAAATTGCAGGGAAAAGAAGGTATTGTGATTGACCGTTCAGAAGGTTATATAGGCGTTTTGATTGATGATCTGGTAACAAAAGAAAGTCATGAACCATATCGAATGATGACGTCAAGAGCCGAATATCGTTTGTTATTGCGTCAGGATAATGCAGATTTAAGATTGACTAAAAAAGGCTATGAGATTGGTTTGATTTCAGAAGAAAGATACCAGAAACTGCTTAGAAAAGAAGAACTCATCCAGAAAGAAATAGAGCGTGTTGAACATATTAATTTAGGAACTTCAGAAGCTGTACAAAATTTATTGAAACAGCATGAAAGTACGCCGCTGACTTCTGGAACAACGATGGCAGAATTGATTCGAAGACCAGAACTGAATTATGAAGCTCTTGCACCGGTAGATCCAAACAGACCAGAATTGGACTATGATGTTGTAGAGCAGGTTAATATTAATATTAAATATGATGGATATATTAAACGTCAACAGCGTCAGGTAGAGCAGTTTAAGAAACTTGAGAGCAAGCTTATACCAGAAGATATTAATTATGATGAGATTCAGAGTCTTCGTATTGAGGCAAAACAGAAATTGAATGAAATGCGTCCGTCCTCCATCGGTCAGGCGTCCCGAATTTCAGGAGTATCTCCTGCAGATGTGTCTGTATTGCTTGTATATTTGGAAAGAAAGTAA
- the rsmG gene encoding 16S rRNA (guanine(527)-N(7))-methyltransferase RsmG, with protein MENKFEQQLQQLNIQLNEVQKEQFHRYYELLVEWNKVMNLTGITEYDEVNEKHFVDSLAIVKAIDIQNVNTVIDIGTGAGFPGLPLKIAFPHLKVVLLDSLQKRVKFLNTVIEELGLKDIETLHGRAEDYAKKAEYREQFDLCVSRAVANLSILSEYCIPYVKVGGAFIPYKSGEIEDELKQAKKAVKILGGNVRDVVKFQLPGTEIGRSFVEIDKLEMTKKKYPRKAGLPSKEPLS; from the coding sequence ATGGAGAATAAGTTTGAACAACAATTGCAACAACTTAATATCCAGTTGAATGAGGTGCAAAAAGAGCAATTTCATAGATATTATGAATTACTTGTAGAGTGGAATAAGGTGATGAATCTCACCGGAATTACAGAATATGATGAAGTAAATGAAAAGCATTTCGTAGATAGTCTGGCAATTGTAAAAGCGATTGATATTCAGAATGTAAATACAGTGATAGATATAGGAACAGGGGCAGGATTTCCAGGATTGCCATTGAAAATTGCATTTCCACATTTGAAGGTTGTATTGTTAGATTCATTGCAAAAAAGAGTGAAATTCTTAAATACAGTAATAGAAGAACTGGGGTTGAAAGATATAGAGACACTTCATGGAAGAGCCGAGGACTATGCAAAAAAAGCAGAATATAGAGAACAATTTGATCTTTGCGTGTCGAGAGCGGTTGCAAATCTCTCTATATTGAGTGAGTACTGTATTCCATATGTAAAAGTAGGCGGAGCATTTATTCCATATAAAAGTGGAGAGATAGAAGACGAATTAAAGCAGGCGAAGAAGGCTGTTAAAATATTAGGCGGAAACGTAAGAGATGTTGTTAAATTCCAATTGCCTGGAACAGAGATCGGAAGATCTTTTGTGGAGATTGATAAATTGGAAATGACAAAGAAAAAATATCCGAGAAAAGCAGGATTACCATCTAAAGAACCACTGAGTTAA